One Loxodonta africana isolate mLoxAfr1 chromosome 15, mLoxAfr1.hap2, whole genome shotgun sequence genomic window carries:
- the KCNJ5 gene encoding G protein-activated inward rectifier potassium channel 4, whose product MAGDSRNAMNQDMEIGGNPRDPKKIPKQARDYVPIATDRTRLLAEGKKPRQRYMEKSGKCNVHHGNVQETYRYLSDLFTTLVDLKWRFNLLVFTMVYTITWLFFGFIWWLIAYIRGDLDHVGDQNWIPCVENLSGFVSAFLFSIETETTIGYGFRVITEKCPEGIILLLVQAILGSIVNAFMVGCMFVKISQPKKRAETLMFSNNAVISMRDEKLCLMFRVGDLRNSHIVEASIRAKLIKSRQTKEGEFIPLNQTDINVGFDTGDDRLFLVSPLIISHEINEKSPFWEMSRAQLDQEEFEVVVILEGMVEATGMTCQARSSYMDTEVLWGHRFTPVLTLEKGFYEVDYNTFHDTYETNTPSCCAKELAEMKREGRLLQYLPSPPLLGVCAEAGPDAEAEQDRKDEPEGLRGPLETRGSV is encoded by the exons ATGGCTGGCGATTCTAGGAATGCTATGAACCAGGATATGGAGATTGGAGGCAATCCCAGGGACCCTAAGAAGATTCCCAAACAGGCACGTGACTATGTGCCCATTGCCACAGACCGCACTCGCCTGCTGGCAGAAGGCAAGAAACCCCGTCAACGGTACATGGAGAAGAGTGGCAAATGCAACGTACACCACGGGAACGTCCAGGAAACCTACCGGTACCTGAGTGACCTCTTTACCACTCTGGTGGACCTCAAATGGCGCTTCAACCTGCTGGTCTTCACCATGGTCTACACCATCACCTGGCTGTTCTTTGGCTTTATCTGGTGGCTCATCGCTTATATCCGGGGTGATCTGGACCATGTGGGTGACCAAAACTGGATTCCATGTGTCGAAAATCTCAGTGGCTTTGTGTCTGCTTTCCTGTTCTCCATCGAGACTGAAACCACCATTGGGTATGGCTTTCGAGTCATCACAGAGAAGTGTCCCGAGGGGATCATCCTCCTCTTGGTCCAGGCCATCCTTGGCTCCATCGTCAATGCCTTCATGGTGGGGTGCATGTTTGTCAAGATCAGTCAGccaaagaagagagcagagaccCTCATGTTTTCCAACAATGCCGTCATCTCAATGCGGGATGAAAAACTCTGCCTCATGTTCCGGGTGGGTGACCTCCGCAACTCCCACATCGTGGAGGCCTCCATCCGCGCCAAGCTCATCAAGTCCCGGCAGACCAAAGAAGGGGAGTTCATCCCCCTCAACCAGACTGACATCAATGTGGGCTTTGACACCGGGGACGACCGTCTCTTCCTGGTGTCACCGCTCATCATCTCACATGAGATCAACGAGAAGAGCCCTTTCTGGGAGATGTCCCGGGCTCAGCTGGATCAGGAGGAGTTCGAAGTTGTGGTCATTCTAGAAGGAATGGTGGAGGCAACAG GCATGACTTGCCAAGCACGGAGCTCCTACATGGATACCGAGGTACTCTGGGGCCATCGATTCACACCAGTCCTCACCTTGGAAAAAGGCTTCTATGAGGTGGACTACAACACCTTCCATGACACCTATGAGACCAACACTCCCAGCTGTTGTGCCAAGGAGCTGGCAGAAATGAAGCGGGAAGGCCGGCTTCTCCAGTACCTCCCCAGTCCCCCCTTGCTGGGGGTCTGTGCTGAGGCAGGGCCAGATGCAGAGGCTGAGCAGGACAGAAAGGATgagcctgaggggctgagaggaccCCTGGAGACCAGGGGCTCAGTGTGA